Proteins encoded within one genomic window of Cardiocondyla obscurior isolate alpha-2009 linkage group LG27, Cobs3.1, whole genome shotgun sequence:
- the LOC139112264 gene encoding rho GTPase-activating protein 20 isoform X2, whose product MTMFGTLVQRLTSPVTSPTSPRRRFKSPSRWEVQSDPEDDPAAPVRKSRAKHLLEKRKGKGRPRGLHSSQSDHLQTCNAGWHDVAFPPLRGTKSLGRLDGMKEVQRLADYERYLGQEARSLIDNECIDSGTVLHRGQLEGDLHRIQELFPGDNLRLHERDVVTTKTKNMLRKRNGTTPARLTRGLSQKGLDIPDSASSPIKSPTRTFLLETPVQFTTGMQSQERHLFLFTDLLLIAKARSSGNFKLKQIVKMSELWLTAGHIEDVAETSKSVETSFVIGWPTTNVVATFMTAAARDLWWGRLNELVQEERSKEPLKTNIQVMYHDNDTHTDYFKTMTVYSDKTAQDCVSKAMSLWDLQASSGPFQLWARTFPDEPPYPLIGHERPFAVKMSRLRHMLSTDEGFDLVHINNSGVDLCHFILRPVMKTPAKKNNRSKITGLLRRSLSLNPHLFGVPLARLDENGLPKPVLVMLQQLFAKGPFMQGIFRKSANVRIVRELREQIESTGDPSCLEDAPIIAVAALLKDFLRSLPDPLLTSHLFPLWMESLDTSSPVQTIKSILHRLPKANFTLLSHLICVLHHVAKRSKRNLMCASNLGVCCGPSLLWSSNPTVNQSRAIPTITEMLIRHCEDLFGADVTHLLGEDTRSDSGAEESTDSLHSGGISLDSLDLTEAPRRDPMSLSRDSGLTLSDCQLFIPESPVGSEDSAPNAPTSTNYDKSFTKEEKSNGKTYMPVYRCGWEERLNGYASGNHTNSTEHNFREEKANECYPNSSQPSNFQRQDWLRAQLKRTPRTNKLDEHEHRKERFGDKDIYDREYLRQDTIKENVENCKTYRSRQLNVSYEILSEDYNSKSLQQDIRSAERMSIHNSEQDLTGSGDTSRSGSDCYEFKKVKSSEVQYVSLESPMSEKERCRQARDCELYDDFVRVNASIYMEALKYCNGKESNGESDGKVTYCQDRSRSTEIYGTADANDSYKSVVDLREDEQEKRTTLWPDTPPPLPPRLKHLPPVHMNLEDRHKVAGRSRSLPPPPPYRPPPQPRAPITTRHLGFGRSIVDDESYV is encoded by the exons GTGCAGAGGCTCGCTGATTATGAGAGGTACCTAGGACAGGAAGCGAGGAGCTTGATAGATAACGAGTGCATTGACAGCGGGACGGTTCTCCACCGTGGACAGTTAGAGGGTGACCTTCACCGCATCCAGGAGCTGTTCCCCGGTGACAACCTACGGCTGCATGAACGAGACGTTGTCACTACG aAAACGAAGAACATGTTACGTAAACGAAATGGCACCACTCCAGCCAGGCTGACAAGAGGACTCTCTCAGAAGGGACTGGATATCCCGGACAGTGCTTCTTCTCCGATAAAATCGCCGACTAGGACTTTCCTTCTAGAAACCCCTGTTCAATTTACCacg GGCATGCAGTCTCAGGAGAGGCACCTCTTCCTCTTCACCGATCTTCTGTTGATCGCGAAGGCTCGTAGCAGCGGGAACTTCAAACTGAAACAGATTGTGAAGATGAGCGAGCTCTGGCTCACGGCCGGTCATATAGAAGACGTCGCGGAGACCAGCAAGTCCGTGGAAACGAGCTTCGTAATTGGCTGGCCCACCACGAACGTCGTGGCCACTTTTAT GACCGCTGCAGCACGCGATCTCTGGTGGGGACGTCTGAACGAGCTCGTGCAAGAGGAAAGAAGTAAAGAGCCGTTGAAAACGAACATTCAAGTTATGTACCACGACAACGACACGCACACCGACTAC TTCAAAACGATGACAGTCTACTCCGACAAAACGGCACAGGACTGCGTGAGCAAGGCGATGTCGCTGTGGGACCTTCAGGCTTCTTCAGGGCCCTTCCAGCTTTGGGCACGAACGTTTCCGGACGAGCCGCCGTATCCGTTGATTGGGCACGAGCGACCATTCGCCGTGAAGATGTCACGTCTACGACACATGCTGTCGACGGACGAGGGTTTCGATCTGGTGCACATCAACAACAGCGGCGTCGACTTGTGTCACTTCATTCTTAGACCGGTGATGAAAACGCCCGCGAAGAAGAACAATCGTTCGAAGATCACTGGCCTGCTGCGCCGCTCGCTGTCGTTGAATCCGCACCTCTTCGGCGTACCTCTGGCGCGGCTGGACGAGAACGGCCTGCCTAAACCCGTTCTCGTGATGCTGCAGCAGTTATTCGCGAAAGGTCCGTTCATGCAAGGGATATTCCGCAAGTCTGCGAATGTCCGAATCGTCCGTGAGCTGCGAGAACAAATCGAGTCTACAGGAGATCCCAGCTGTTTGGAGGATGCACCGATTATAGCTGTGGCGGCTTTGCTGAAGGACTTCTTGAGATCTCTGCCGGATCCTCTCTTAACATCTCATCTCTTTCCTCTCTGGATGGAGAGCTTGGATACGTCGAGTCCTGTTCAAACAATTAAAag cattTTACATAGACTGCCAAAGGCGAATTTTACCTTACTCTCACATTTAATTTGCGTGCTGCATCATGTGGCGAAACGATCGAAACGTAATTTGATGTGCGCCAGCAATCTCGGCGTTTGCTGTGGTCCGAGTTTGCTGTGGTCTTCGAATCCGACGGTGAATCAGAGTAGAGCGATCCCGACGATCACGGAAATGTTGATCCGTCATTGCGAAGATCTGTTCGGCGCCGATGTTACGCATCTCCTCGGGGAAGATACGCGCAGCGATAGCGGAGCTGAGGAAAGCACCGATAGTCTTCACT caGGTGGAATATCTTTGGATAGCTTGGACCTCACAGAGGCTCCGCGTAGAGATCCCATGTCTCTATCAAGAGACTCGGGCTTGACCTTGTCAGATTGTCAATTATTCATCCCGGAATCGCCCGTAGGCTCAGAAGACTCCGCGCCAAACGCTCCAACATCTACCAATTACGATAAATCTTTCacgaaagaggaaaaatcTAATGGTAAAACCTACATGCCAGTTTATAGATGCGGATGGGAAGAAAGGCTGAATGGCTATGCATCTGGAAATCATACAAATAGTACGGAGCACAACTTCAGAGAAGAAAAAGCCAATGAATGTTATCCCAATTCGTCTCAGCCGTCTAATTTCCAACGACAAGATTGGTTACGAGCGCAGCTCAAAAGAACGCCTAGAACGAATAAATTGGACGAGCACGAACACAGAAAAGAGAGATTCGGCGACAAAGACATATATGACAGGGAGTACCTTAGACAAGacacaataaaagaaaatgtggAAAACTGCAAGACTTACCGGAGCAGACAGTTGAACGTAAGTTACGAAATACTATCGGAGGATTACAATAGTAAAAGCTTGCAGCAGGACATTCGAAGTGCCGAACGGATGTCGATTCACAATTCGGAGCAGGATTTAACGGGCAGCGGCGACACATCCCGCTCCGGCAGTGATTGTTACGAATTCAAAAAGGTAAAGTCTTCCGAGGTTCAATATGTAAGTCTCGAATCACCGATGTCGGAGAAAGAGCGCTGTCGTCAAGCTCGCGATTGTGAATTATACGACGACTTCGTTAGAGTAAACGCATCCATATATATGGAAGCGTTGAAGTACTGCAACGGCAAAGAATCGAATGGCGAATCCGACGGTAAAGTTACGTACTGCCAAGATAGAAGTCGATCAACCGAAATCTATGGAACCGCGGACGCAAACGATTCTTACAAAAGCGTAGTCGACCTTCGCGAGGACGAACAGGAGAAGAGAACTACGTTGTGGCCGGATACACCGCCGCCGTTGCCGCCGAGGCTCAAACACCTACCGCCGGTGCACATGAATCTCGAAGACAGGCACAAAGTCGCGGGTAGATCCAGATCGTTACCACCGCCACCGCCTTATCGGCCTCCACCGCAACCGCGCGCTCCCATCACCACGAGGCATCTAGGATTCGGTAGATCCATCGTCGACGACGAGAGCTACGTCTGA
- the LOC139112264 gene encoding rho GTPase-activating protein 20 isoform X3 has protein sequence MWFKYYKGYYDVRKLELELVQRLADYERYLGQEARSLIDNECIDSGTVLHRGQLEGDLHRIQELFPGDNLRLHERDVVTTKTKNMLRKRNGTTPARLTRGLSQKGLDIPDSASSPIKSPTRTFLLETPVQFTTGMQSQERHLFLFTDLLLIAKARSSGNFKLKQIVKMSELWLTAGHIEDVAETSKSVETSFVIGWPTTNVVATFMTAAARDLWWGRLNELVQEERSKEPLKTNIQVMYHDNDTHTDYFKTMTVYSDKTAQDCVSKAMSLWDLQASSGPFQLWARTFPDEPPYPLIGHERPFAVKMSRLRHMLSTDEGFDLVHINNSGVDLCHFILRPVMKTPAKKNNRSKITGLLRRSLSLNPHLFGVPLARLDENGLPKPVLVMLQQLFAKGPFMQGIFRKSANVRIVRELREQIESTGDPSCLEDAPIIAVAALLKDFLRSLPDPLLTSHLFPLWMESLDTSSPVQTIKSILHRLPKANFTLLSHLICVLHHVAKRSKRNLMCASNLGVCCGPSLLWSSNPTVNQSRAIPTITEMLIRHCEDLFGADVTHLLGEDTRSDSGAEESTDSLHSGGISLDSLDLTEAPRRDPMSLSRDSGLTLSDCQLFIPESPVGSEDSAPNAPTSTNYDKSFTKEEKSNGKTYMPVYRCGWEERLNGYASGNHTNSTEHNFREEKANECYPNSSQPSNFQRQDWLRAQLKRTPRTNKLDEHEHRKERFGDKDIYDREYLRQDTIKENVENCKTYRSRQLNVSYEILSEDYNSKSLQQDIRSAERMSIHNSEQDLTGSGDTSRSGSDCYEFKKVKSSEVQYVSLESPMSEKERCRQARDCELYDDFVRVNASIYMEALKYCNGKESNGESDGKVTYCQDRSRSTEIYGTADANDSYKSVVDLREDEQEKRTTLWPDTPPPLPPRLKHLPPVHMNLEDRHKVAGRSRSLPPPPPYRPPPQPRAPITTRHLGFGRSIVDDESYV, from the exons ATGTGGTTCAAGTATTACAAGGGATATTACGACGTGCGCAAGCTGGAGCTGGAGCTG GTGCAGAGGCTCGCTGATTATGAGAGGTACCTAGGACAGGAAGCGAGGAGCTTGATAGATAACGAGTGCATTGACAGCGGGACGGTTCTCCACCGTGGACAGTTAGAGGGTGACCTTCACCGCATCCAGGAGCTGTTCCCCGGTGACAACCTACGGCTGCATGAACGAGACGTTGTCACTACG aAAACGAAGAACATGTTACGTAAACGAAATGGCACCACTCCAGCCAGGCTGACAAGAGGACTCTCTCAGAAGGGACTGGATATCCCGGACAGTGCTTCTTCTCCGATAAAATCGCCGACTAGGACTTTCCTTCTAGAAACCCCTGTTCAATTTACCacg GGCATGCAGTCTCAGGAGAGGCACCTCTTCCTCTTCACCGATCTTCTGTTGATCGCGAAGGCTCGTAGCAGCGGGAACTTCAAACTGAAACAGATTGTGAAGATGAGCGAGCTCTGGCTCACGGCCGGTCATATAGAAGACGTCGCGGAGACCAGCAAGTCCGTGGAAACGAGCTTCGTAATTGGCTGGCCCACCACGAACGTCGTGGCCACTTTTAT GACCGCTGCAGCACGCGATCTCTGGTGGGGACGTCTGAACGAGCTCGTGCAAGAGGAAAGAAGTAAAGAGCCGTTGAAAACGAACATTCAAGTTATGTACCACGACAACGACACGCACACCGACTAC TTCAAAACGATGACAGTCTACTCCGACAAAACGGCACAGGACTGCGTGAGCAAGGCGATGTCGCTGTGGGACCTTCAGGCTTCTTCAGGGCCCTTCCAGCTTTGGGCACGAACGTTTCCGGACGAGCCGCCGTATCCGTTGATTGGGCACGAGCGACCATTCGCCGTGAAGATGTCACGTCTACGACACATGCTGTCGACGGACGAGGGTTTCGATCTGGTGCACATCAACAACAGCGGCGTCGACTTGTGTCACTTCATTCTTAGACCGGTGATGAAAACGCCCGCGAAGAAGAACAATCGTTCGAAGATCACTGGCCTGCTGCGCCGCTCGCTGTCGTTGAATCCGCACCTCTTCGGCGTACCTCTGGCGCGGCTGGACGAGAACGGCCTGCCTAAACCCGTTCTCGTGATGCTGCAGCAGTTATTCGCGAAAGGTCCGTTCATGCAAGGGATATTCCGCAAGTCTGCGAATGTCCGAATCGTCCGTGAGCTGCGAGAACAAATCGAGTCTACAGGAGATCCCAGCTGTTTGGAGGATGCACCGATTATAGCTGTGGCGGCTTTGCTGAAGGACTTCTTGAGATCTCTGCCGGATCCTCTCTTAACATCTCATCTCTTTCCTCTCTGGATGGAGAGCTTGGATACGTCGAGTCCTGTTCAAACAATTAAAag cattTTACATAGACTGCCAAAGGCGAATTTTACCTTACTCTCACATTTAATTTGCGTGCTGCATCATGTGGCGAAACGATCGAAACGTAATTTGATGTGCGCCAGCAATCTCGGCGTTTGCTGTGGTCCGAGTTTGCTGTGGTCTTCGAATCCGACGGTGAATCAGAGTAGAGCGATCCCGACGATCACGGAAATGTTGATCCGTCATTGCGAAGATCTGTTCGGCGCCGATGTTACGCATCTCCTCGGGGAAGATACGCGCAGCGATAGCGGAGCTGAGGAAAGCACCGATAGTCTTCACT caGGTGGAATATCTTTGGATAGCTTGGACCTCACAGAGGCTCCGCGTAGAGATCCCATGTCTCTATCAAGAGACTCGGGCTTGACCTTGTCAGATTGTCAATTATTCATCCCGGAATCGCCCGTAGGCTCAGAAGACTCCGCGCCAAACGCTCCAACATCTACCAATTACGATAAATCTTTCacgaaagaggaaaaatcTAATGGTAAAACCTACATGCCAGTTTATAGATGCGGATGGGAAGAAAGGCTGAATGGCTATGCATCTGGAAATCATACAAATAGTACGGAGCACAACTTCAGAGAAGAAAAAGCCAATGAATGTTATCCCAATTCGTCTCAGCCGTCTAATTTCCAACGACAAGATTGGTTACGAGCGCAGCTCAAAAGAACGCCTAGAACGAATAAATTGGACGAGCACGAACACAGAAAAGAGAGATTCGGCGACAAAGACATATATGACAGGGAGTACCTTAGACAAGacacaataaaagaaaatgtggAAAACTGCAAGACTTACCGGAGCAGACAGTTGAACGTAAGTTACGAAATACTATCGGAGGATTACAATAGTAAAAGCTTGCAGCAGGACATTCGAAGTGCCGAACGGATGTCGATTCACAATTCGGAGCAGGATTTAACGGGCAGCGGCGACACATCCCGCTCCGGCAGTGATTGTTACGAATTCAAAAAGGTAAAGTCTTCCGAGGTTCAATATGTAAGTCTCGAATCACCGATGTCGGAGAAAGAGCGCTGTCGTCAAGCTCGCGATTGTGAATTATACGACGACTTCGTTAGAGTAAACGCATCCATATATATGGAAGCGTTGAAGTACTGCAACGGCAAAGAATCGAATGGCGAATCCGACGGTAAAGTTACGTACTGCCAAGATAGAAGTCGATCAACCGAAATCTATGGAACCGCGGACGCAAACGATTCTTACAAAAGCGTAGTCGACCTTCGCGAGGACGAACAGGAGAAGAGAACTACGTTGTGGCCGGATACACCGCCGCCGTTGCCGCCGAGGCTCAAACACCTACCGCCGGTGCACATGAATCTCGAAGACAGGCACAAAGTCGCGGGTAGATCCAGATCGTTACCACCGCCACCGCCTTATCGGCCTCCACCGCAACCGCGCGCTCCCATCACCACGAGGCATCTAGGATTCGGTAGATCCATCGTCGACGACGAGAGCTACGTCTGA